A part of Melittangium boletus DSM 14713 genomic DNA contains:
- a CDS encoding 3-deoxy-D-manno-octulosonic acid transferase: MRLLYVLASYLLFAVLFPVLSLHRKTRHGLKQRLGFYASGELPPRGPGPTFWLHGASAGDLLALSPMFAPLRARFPGCRIVLSTMTNSGYMMGRERLAKQVDAVVYSPYDLWGATRRAVRAIQPDLLVLEYTEIWPNLIRAAKRAGGRVALTNGRFSPANQGQYRRLFSLIGNPLKDLSLFLMRGDEEAERVLGLGAPRERVFVTGNTKFDALAAVGSGREDEALRSALGLKEGERVWIAGSTHEGEEEHLLAVYRRLLEAHPDLRLVIAPRYIDRAGRIAALAKEAGLSVGLRSKGNEEKGQVVVLDSMGELSRAYGLASLVFVGGSFTTRGGQNILEPAGQGKPVLFGPHMENFQDSVQVLVGRGGIQVNDAEHLYRVVSELLSKPETVASLGELARATVRQVSGASQRNVDHMARVLGP, encoded by the coding sequence ATGCGCTTGCTCTACGTCCTCGCCAGCTACCTGCTCTTCGCCGTGCTCTTCCCCGTGCTGTCGCTGCACCGCAAGACGCGGCACGGGCTGAAGCAGCGACTCGGCTTCTACGCGTCCGGGGAGCTGCCGCCCCGAGGCCCCGGTCCGACCTTCTGGCTGCACGGGGCGAGCGCGGGAGACCTGCTGGCGCTCTCTCCGATGTTCGCCCCGCTGCGGGCACGCTTTCCCGGCTGCCGCATCGTGCTCTCCACGATGACGAACTCGGGCTACATGATGGGCCGCGAGCGCTTGGCGAAGCAGGTGGACGCGGTGGTGTACTCGCCTTACGACCTGTGGGGCGCGACGCGGCGGGCGGTGCGAGCCATCCAGCCGGACCTGTTGGTGCTCGAGTACACGGAGATCTGGCCCAACCTCATCCGCGCGGCGAAGCGGGCCGGGGGGCGCGTGGCGCTGACGAATGGCCGGTTCTCTCCCGCGAACCAGGGACAGTATCGGCGTTTGTTCTCGCTCATCGGCAATCCCCTGAAGGACCTGTCGCTGTTCCTGATGCGGGGCGACGAAGAGGCGGAGCGGGTGCTGGGACTGGGCGCGCCACGCGAGCGGGTGTTCGTGACGGGGAACACGAAGTTCGACGCGCTGGCGGCGGTTGGCTCGGGGCGGGAGGACGAGGCGCTGCGCTCGGCGCTGGGGCTGAAGGAAGGCGAGCGGGTGTGGATCGCCGGCAGCACGCACGAGGGTGAGGAGGAGCACCTGCTCGCGGTCTACCGGCGGCTGTTGGAAGCGCACCCGGATCTGCGGCTGGTGATCGCTCCGAGGTACATCGATCGCGCGGGCCGTATCGCCGCGCTGGCGAAGGAGGCGGGCCTGAGCGTGGGACTGCGCTCGAAGGGGAACGAGGAGAAGGGGCAGGTGGTGGTGTTGGATTCCATGGGAGAGCTGTCGAGGGCGTACGGGCTGGCGTCGTTGGTGTTCGTGGGCGGCTCGTTCACGACGCGCGGAGGACAGAACATCCTGGAGCCCGCCGGGCAGGGAAAGCCGGTGCTGTTCGGTCCGCACATGGAGAACTTCCAGGACAGCGTGCAGGTGCTGGTGGGCCGGGGCGGCATTCAGGTGAACGACGCGGAACATCTGTACCGGGTGGTGTCGGAGTTGTTGTCGAAGCCGGAGACGGTGGCGTCGTTGGGCGAGCTGGCGAGGGCGACGGTGCGCCAGGTGTCCGGAGCGAGCCAACGCAACGTGGATCACATGGCGCGGGTGCTTGGCCCGTGA